In Gemmatimonas sp., one genomic interval encodes:
- a CDS encoding DUF3526 domain-containing protein translates to MRWPTVWRNEWRLLLADRAPWVLAVLFTAVALYGAWNGRQWSSFQRAAVADIRRADSERLAKLDSLLQRAEGDSTVSVPPAGVLGASGATTHAILDVPPLGGLAVGASDLHPYYARVSVRSKASFMATDEVENPHNLLAGRFDLVFVVVWVLPLLLIALTYNTITGERDQGTMALWRAQPVPASRVLLAKLGVRAGFVLGVACVLLGLMAWLVGVPLGDPAVLLRLLLWLGVVLLYAAFWVGVIAVVNATARSSAASAVLLLGSWLVVVVVIPATVSAVVSAVYPSPSRVALTTALRAASDEAAAQGDTAVNQFLADHPEMLQTGVLAASNAWGRTLAQQERANDAMRPVYAAFDSALAAQHRAAALASMASPAVMAQELLHDLADRSLARFRRFDAAIDRHHEAWQTFFFQRVFGERKVRHAELASLPRFAYDDRSVGEVLAGQGGTLLALLLPTALLWWVGWRRLKRVAVHE, encoded by the coding sequence ATGCGATGGCCCACCGTGTGGCGCAACGAATGGCGCCTGCTGCTGGCTGATCGTGCGCCGTGGGTGCTGGCGGTCCTGTTCACCGCCGTCGCGCTGTATGGCGCCTGGAACGGCCGACAGTGGAGCAGCTTCCAGCGAGCGGCGGTCGCCGATATCCGCCGTGCCGACAGCGAGCGTTTGGCCAAGCTCGATTCGTTGCTGCAGCGCGCCGAGGGGGACAGTACCGTGAGCGTGCCACCGGCGGGCGTACTCGGGGCGTCGGGGGCCACCACTCATGCCATTCTCGATGTGCCGCCTCTGGGGGGGCTGGCCGTGGGCGCGAGCGACCTGCACCCGTACTACGCGCGTGTCTCGGTGCGCAGCAAGGCCAGCTTCATGGCCACCGACGAAGTGGAGAATCCGCACAACCTGCTGGCGGGACGGTTCGACCTGGTGTTCGTGGTGGTGTGGGTGCTGCCGCTGCTGCTCATTGCCCTGACCTACAACACCATCACCGGTGAACGCGACCAGGGTACCATGGCGCTGTGGCGCGCGCAGCCGGTGCCGGCCAGTCGCGTGTTGCTGGCCAAGCTGGGGGTGCGCGCCGGGTTCGTGCTGGGCGTGGCGTGCGTGTTGCTCGGTCTCATGGCGTGGCTCGTGGGCGTGCCACTCGGTGACCCGGCAGTCCTGCTGCGCCTGCTGCTCTGGCTGGGGGTCGTGCTGCTGTACGCCGCCTTCTGGGTGGGGGTGATCGCGGTGGTCAACGCCACGGCCCGGTCGTCGGCGGCAAGTGCCGTCCTGCTGCTGGGGAGCTGGCTCGTGGTGGTGGTGGTCATTCCCGCGACCGTCAGCGCCGTGGTGTCGGCGGTGTATCCATCGCCATCGCGGGTGGCGCTCACCACGGCACTGCGCGCCGCCAGCGACGAGGCCGCCGCGCAGGGCGATACCGCCGTGAACCAGTTCCTCGCCGATCACCCCGAGATGCTGCAGACCGGGGTACTGGCGGCGAGCAATGCGTGGGGACGCACGCTGGCGCAACAGGAGCGGGCCAACGACGCCATGCGCCCCGTGTACGCCGCGTTCGACTCGGCGTTGGCCGCGCAGCATCGCGCCGCGGCGCTGGCCAGCATGGCGAGTCCCGCCGTGATGGCGCAGGAGCTGCTGCACGATCTCGCCGATCGTAGCCTGGCGCGATTCCGCCGGTTCGACGCCGCCATCGACCGCCACCACGAAGCGTGGCAGACCTTCTTCTTTCAGCGCGTGTTCGGCGAGCGCAAGGTGCGTCACGCCGAGCTCGCGTCGCTCCCCCGCTTTGCCTACGACGATAGATCGGTTGGCGAGGTGCTGGCGGGGCAGGGTGGCACCCTGCTGGCGCTGTTGTTGCCCACCGCGCTGCTATGGTGGGTGGGGTGGCGACGGCTGAAGCGGGTGGCGGTGCACGAGTAG
- a CDS encoding DUF3526 domain-containing protein, whose protein sequence is MIAHIARKERMEMWRDGRFRVAAVALLLLLAVALLTGLTTSRGTARDHEAAQEAMRGFWVNQGAKNPHSAAHYGLWVFKPSLPLSFVDHGVDAYTGVTTWLEAHKQNEFTRRPAMDRPNVARFGEWTAAAVLQLLVPLLIVMLAFPAFAGERETGTLRQLAAIGVPMRTLMLGKAAGIASALAVVLVPATLLGVATLWLGAGGGRGADDLVRFALLMLTYLAYFAVLLALALVVSARARNVRVALVLLLGFWTMNSLVAPRAVADLARQLHPTTSAVAFQAAMQRDIEQGLDGHNPADARRKAVEAQALREYRAVSLEALPVNFDAIAMQASEEYANTVFDRHFGDLYDRYRAQNTLTQWMGLVSPLLAVRSLSMGLAGTDVEQHRHFAVQAELYRRGLIRWTNNYFRDNTLTGEWDWKAPPELWAKYPPFEYDAPPVRQSVATQAAALLVLAGWLVLALALVWRAPAAPVV, encoded by the coding sequence ATGATTGCGCATATCGCCCGCAAGGAACGCATGGAGATGTGGCGCGACGGTCGTTTCCGCGTGGCCGCCGTGGCCCTGCTGCTGCTGCTCGCGGTGGCGTTGCTCACCGGGCTCACCACCTCGCGCGGCACCGCACGCGACCATGAGGCCGCGCAGGAAGCCATGCGCGGGTTCTGGGTCAACCAGGGCGCCAAGAATCCGCACTCGGCGGCGCACTACGGCCTCTGGGTGTTCAAGCCGTCGCTGCCGCTGTCGTTCGTCGATCACGGCGTCGATGCATACACCGGCGTGACGACATGGCTCGAGGCGCACAAGCAGAACGAGTTCACGCGCCGGCCGGCAATGGACCGCCCCAACGTGGCCCGCTTCGGCGAATGGACCGCCGCCGCGGTGCTGCAGCTGCTGGTGCCGCTGCTCATCGTGATGCTGGCGTTTCCGGCCTTCGCGGGTGAGCGGGAAACCGGCACGCTGCGGCAGTTGGCGGCCATTGGCGTACCCATGCGCACCCTCATGCTGGGCAAGGCGGCCGGCATCGCCTCGGCGCTCGCGGTCGTGCTGGTACCGGCCACGCTGCTTGGCGTGGCCACGCTCTGGCTTGGCGCCGGCGGCGGGCGCGGAGCCGATGACCTGGTGCGGTTCGCGCTCCTCATGCTGACGTATCTGGCGTATTTCGCCGTGCTGCTGGCGCTGGCCCTGGTGGTTTCCGCACGCGCCCGTAACGTGCGTGTGGCGCTGGTGCTGCTGCTGGGCTTCTGGACGATGAATTCGCTCGTGGCCCCGCGGGCAGTGGCCGATCTCGCGCGGCAGCTGCACCCCACGACGTCGGCGGTGGCGTTCCAGGCGGCGATGCAGCGCGATATCGAGCAGGGACTCGACGGTCACAACCCCGCCGATGCGCGGCGCAAGGCGGTCGAGGCGCAGGCGCTGCGTGAGTACCGGGCGGTGTCGCTGGAGGCGCTCCCGGTGAACTTCGATGCCATTGCCATGCAGGCCTCGGAAGAATACGCCAACACGGTGTTCGACCGGCACTTCGGCGATCTGTACGATCGCTACCGCGCGCAAAATACGCTCACGCAGTGGATGGGGCTCGTGTCCCCGTTGCTGGCGGTGCGCTCGCTCTCCATGGGGCTCGCCGGGACGGACGTGGAACAGCACCGGCACTTTGCCGTGCAGGCCGAGCTCTATCGTCGCGGGCTCATTCGCTGGACCAACAATTACTTCCGCGACAACACGCTCACCGGCGAATGGGACTGGAAGGCGCCGCCCGAGCTGTGGGCCAAGTATCCCCCGTTCGAATACGATGCGCCGCCGGTGCGTCAGTCGGTCGCGACACAGGCGGCGGCGTTGCTCGTGCTGGCCGGGTGGCTGGTGCTGGCTCTCGCTCTGGTGTGGCGCGCCCCCGCCGCCCCGGTCGTCTGA
- a CDS encoding ABC transporter ATP-binding protein produces the protein MHSTDLAVSASATTLAATPAVPRLAARGLTKRYGDVVALNALDLTINAGEVYCLLGANGAGKSTTINLFLNFVAPSAGTAEVCGIDVTRDPLQAKRHLAYIPETVMLYKQLTALENLDYFAGLAAAAPLPTEELIAHLRDVGLRDEQIKQRVGGFSKGMRQKVGIAIAVARQADVLLLDEPTSGLDPKASNEFSELIGKLRERGAAVLMATHDLFRAKESGTRVGIMKRGTLVAELATADIGHTDLEQLYLTHMHD, from the coding sequence ATGCATTCCACGGATCTCGCGGTATCGGCCTCTGCCACCACATTGGCGGCCACGCCCGCTGTTCCCCGCCTCGCTGCCCGTGGCCTCACCAAGCGCTACGGCGATGTGGTGGCGCTCAACGCCCTCGACCTCACCATCAACGCGGGCGAGGTCTACTGCCTGTTGGGGGCCAACGGGGCCGGGAAGAGCACGACCATCAATCTCTTCCTCAACTTCGTCGCGCCTTCCGCGGGGACAGCGGAAGTGTGCGGCATCGACGTCACGCGCGACCCGCTGCAGGCCAAGCGACACCTCGCGTACATCCCGGAAACGGTGATGCTCTACAAGCAGCTCACGGCGCTCGAGAATCTCGACTACTTCGCCGGGCTTGCCGCAGCGGCGCCGTTGCCGACGGAGGAGCTCATCGCGCACCTGCGCGACGTGGGGCTTCGCGACGAACAGATCAAGCAGCGCGTGGGCGGATTCTCCAAGGGGATGCGACAGAAGGTGGGCATTGCCATTGCCGTCGCGCGCCAGGCCGACGTGCTGCTGCTCGACGAACCCACCTCGGGGCTCGATCCCAAGGCGTCCAACGAATTCTCCGAACTCATCGGGAAGCTTCGGGAGCGCGGCGCGGCGGTGCTCATGGCCACCCACGATCTCTTTCGCGCCAAGGAGTCAGGGACGCGCGTGGGCATCATGAAGCGTGGCACGCTCGTGGCCGAACTGGCGACCGCCGACATCGGACATACCGATCTCGAACAGCTGTATCTCACCCACATGCACGACTGA
- a CDS encoding GTP-binding protein produces the protein MIPLVLMAGFLGAGKTRFLSELVPQLAARGTRVRIILNDFQNARVDAARLGALEALVTPLNGECVCCGSLRELLQTLYDVPPDPGSVMIIEANGATETDELLGHLTTDTRLAHFTLPLQLTVVDAARWQKRWWHNALERAQVNTATHLLLNWTHKLDAARRVAVQGAVRTENPRAPFVETASFAEWLHALAAHVQHDAQQVGRGTGLQAAAPRSRAERAPHEHPFGSIALPLPSLVSRRAFEQFVADLPEQVVRAKGLVRFADEPGPMYVWNRLPGSSRVRLDASWPHADAMPTALFIGVALPIDALTDAITRLGDMAPPA, from the coding sequence ATGATCCCGCTCGTGCTCATGGCCGGCTTCCTTGGCGCCGGCAAGACCCGGTTTCTCTCGGAGCTCGTGCCGCAGCTGGCGGCGCGGGGCACGCGGGTGCGCATCATCCTCAACGACTTTCAGAACGCCCGCGTCGACGCCGCGCGGCTGGGGGCGCTCGAGGCGCTCGTCACGCCGCTCAACGGCGAGTGCGTGTGCTGCGGCTCCCTGCGGGAGCTGCTGCAGACCTTGTACGACGTGCCGCCCGATCCCGGCAGCGTGATGATCATCGAAGCGAACGGTGCCACGGAAACCGACGAACTGCTGGGCCACCTCACCACCGACACGCGGCTCGCGCACTTCACTCTGCCGCTGCAACTCACCGTGGTGGACGCGGCGCGGTGGCAGAAGCGCTGGTGGCACAATGCGCTCGAACGCGCGCAGGTGAACACCGCCACGCACCTGCTGCTCAACTGGACGCACAAGCTGGATGCCGCGCGGCGTGTGGCGGTGCAGGGCGCGGTGCGCACGGAGAACCCACGCGCCCCCTTCGTGGAGACCGCATCGTTCGCCGAGTGGCTGCACGCCCTGGCCGCGCACGTCCAGCACGATGCGCAGCAGGTGGGACGTGGCACGGGGCTGCAGGCCGCGGCGCCGCGGTCACGCGCCGAACGGGCGCCGCATGAACATCCCTTCGGCAGTATCGCGCTGCCCCTGCCGTCGCTGGTGTCGCGCCGCGCCTTCGAACAGTTCGTGGCCGATCTCCCCGAGCAGGTGGTACGAGCCAAGGGGCTCGTGCGCTTTGCCGACGAGCCTGGGCCCATGTACGTATGGAACCGACTCCCCGGGAGTTCGCGGGTACGTCTCGATGCGTCGTGGCCACACGCCGACGCGATGCCCACGGCGCTGTTCATCGGCGTGGCGCTGCCGATCGACGCGCTTACCGACGCGATAACGCGGCTCGGCGACATGGCGCCGCCAGCCTGA
- a CDS encoding DUF3299 domain-containing protein has product MRPRQLASWGLMLLVAAMCGGVRPRPIPDALPGAGTISEQGVVTVDWKLLRGLDYRSGKMSDTLKALDGKRVRVPGFIVPLDDLQDRAKEFLLVPYFGACVHLPPPPPNQIVYATLRSMATLALFDPVWVIGTLRVENYTSPYGVAGYRIEAEKFSKYEDMSR; this is encoded by the coding sequence GTGCGTCCACGACAGCTCGCTTCCTGGGGACTCATGCTGCTCGTCGCCGCCATGTGCGGTGGCGTGCGGCCGCGGCCGATTCCCGATGCGCTGCCTGGTGCCGGGACGATCTCCGAACAGGGGGTCGTCACCGTAGACTGGAAGCTGCTCCGCGGGCTCGATTACCGCTCCGGCAAGATGAGCGACACGCTCAAGGCGCTCGATGGCAAGCGCGTTCGCGTGCCGGGCTTCATCGTGCCGCTCGACGACCTGCAGGACCGGGCCAAGGAGTTCCTGCTCGTGCCGTACTTCGGCGCCTGCGTGCATCTGCCGCCGCCGCCGCCAAACCAGATCGTGTACGCCACCCTGCGCAGCATGGCGACGCTCGCCCTCTTCGATCCGGTGTGGGTGATCGGGACACTGCGCGTCGAGAACTACACGTCCCCCTACGGTGTGGCGGGGTATCGCATCGAGGCCGAGAAGTTTTCGAAGTACGAGGATATGTCGCGATGA
- a CDS encoding DUF2796 domain-containing protein codes for MCLASALLVGALGVHVANAQHTHGQATLLIGLEGATGRIELRAPADDMYGFERAPRTAAERTRQNAALTQLRTGGATLVKFDAALGCRVVADSVGVLQGRGTHAEVYARWQVQCARPVAGRPIGFAISRAFPNVERVSVQLLSDSAQTGRTIVRDRGVVVP; via the coding sequence GTGTGCCTCGCTTCCGCGTTGCTCGTTGGCGCGCTTGGCGTACACGTTGCCAACGCCCAGCACACGCACGGACAGGCGACGCTGCTGATCGGTCTCGAAGGGGCAACGGGGCGCATCGAACTGCGCGCGCCGGCGGACGACATGTACGGCTTTGAACGGGCGCCACGCACGGCGGCCGAGCGGACCCGCCAGAACGCGGCCCTGACGCAGCTGCGTACCGGCGGGGCGACGTTGGTGAAGTTCGACGCGGCGCTGGGCTGTCGCGTGGTCGCAGACTCCGTAGGGGTGCTCCAGGGGCGCGGTACGCATGCCGAGGTGTATGCGCGCTGGCAGGTGCAGTGCGCGCGGCCGGTGGCAGGGCGTCCGATCGGCTTTGCCATCAGCCGCGCGTTTCCCAATGTCGAACGGGTGAGCGTGCAACTGCTCTCCGACAGTGCGCAGACCGGGCGCACCATCGTCCGCGATCGCGGCGTGGTTGTGCCCTGA
- a CDS encoding permease: MTLLLATLAALALGPVVAQLARRQAALLTFVDGFVLICIGGLVLLDVVPHAIEHGDLLALVCIAAGFVLPGLAERLLTFGVRQTHLIVTVLAMVGIAMHSLLDGSALAQSMGGGSLLGYGVLLHQLPVSLMVWWVLSDRHPVVPWTVLLFMGVAIVVGYQTEAALFAALPERAGQLFEALVGGSLLHVIAHPAHDHDPAHEHEPGHPHLHGTEATGHAHAHTHAHDHAQDHAHASGHVHDHPSPWVRWANGLGALSGAAMLGLLLLLRRDALELSTFTAIRDAFWALCLDSAPAVLLAYITAGFVYAYLPTGGLAWMSKGSRVRQGLAGMAVGLPLPICSCGVVPLYQQLVQRGASTTAAVAFLIATPELGIDAILLSVPLLGTQYTVIRVAAAALAALTVALLVGALVPRKRASLPLLGDAGSANTTTRDKLAQAAQSGLADMVDHTAPWILAGIVVAAFATPLLEGSWLTQLPTGVDVLVFAAVGMPLYICASASTPLVAVLVAAGVSPGAGLALLLTGPATNIATLGILTRLHGRRFAWLFSSAMVGVAVALGLLVNLLWPTLTASQPALVGEEQGTWWQLTAVALVAVLYAASVLRRGARGFLGELRFELSPT; the protein is encoded by the coding sequence ATGACATTGCTTCTCGCCACCCTGGCGGCGCTCGCCCTCGGTCCGGTGGTGGCCCAACTCGCGCGCCGGCAGGCCGCGTTGCTCACCTTCGTGGATGGCTTCGTGCTCATCTGCATTGGCGGGCTGGTGCTCCTCGATGTCGTGCCGCACGCCATCGAGCATGGCGATCTGCTGGCGCTGGTGTGCATCGCGGCCGGTTTCGTGCTGCCGGGGCTCGCCGAGCGACTGCTCACCTTCGGTGTGCGACAGACACACCTGATCGTGACGGTGCTCGCGATGGTGGGGATCGCCATGCACTCGCTGCTCGATGGCAGCGCACTGGCGCAGAGCATGGGTGGCGGCAGTCTGCTGGGCTACGGGGTGCTGCTGCATCAGCTGCCGGTCAGCCTCATGGTGTGGTGGGTGTTGAGCGATCGGCATCCGGTGGTCCCGTGGACGGTGCTGCTGTTCATGGGCGTCGCGATCGTGGTGGGCTACCAGACGGAGGCGGCGCTGTTCGCCGCCTTGCCGGAGCGCGCCGGGCAACTCTTCGAGGCGCTGGTGGGAGGGTCGCTGCTGCATGTGATCGCCCATCCGGCGCACGACCATGATCCCGCGCACGAGCACGAGCCCGGGCACCCGCATCTGCATGGTACGGAGGCGACCGGGCACGCGCATGCGCACACACATGCGCACGATCACGCTCAAGATCACGCGCATGCATCTGGTCACGTGCACGATCACCCTTCGCCATGGGTCCGCTGGGCGAACGGGCTGGGGGCCCTGAGCGGCGCGGCGATGCTGGGGCTGCTGCTCCTGTTGCGCCGCGATGCCCTGGAACTCTCCACCTTCACTGCCATCCGTGACGCGTTCTGGGCGCTCTGTCTCGACAGCGCGCCAGCCGTCCTGCTGGCCTATATCACCGCGGGCTTCGTGTACGCCTATCTCCCCACCGGCGGGCTGGCGTGGATGAGCAAGGGATCACGGGTACGGCAGGGGCTTGCCGGAATGGCTGTGGGATTGCCGCTGCCGATCTGTTCGTGCGGCGTGGTGCCGCTGTATCAGCAGCTGGTGCAGCGGGGCGCTTCGACCACGGCGGCCGTGGCGTTTCTCATTGCCACGCCGGAGTTGGGGATCGACGCCATTCTGCTGTCCGTGCCGCTGCTGGGCACCCAGTACACCGTCATTCGTGTCGCGGCGGCGGCGCTGGCCGCCCTGACCGTTGCCCTTCTGGTGGGGGCCCTCGTTCCGCGCAAGCGCGCATCGCTCCCGCTCCTGGGCGACGCCGGTAGTGCAAACACGACCACCCGCGACAAGCTGGCGCAGGCCGCGCAGTCGGGGCTCGCCGACATGGTCGACCATACGGCGCCGTGGATTCTGGCGGGCATCGTGGTAGCGGCGTTCGCCACGCCCCTGCTGGAAGGATCGTGGCTCACGCAGCTGCCCACGGGCGTCGATGTGCTTGTCTTCGCTGCGGTGGGGATGCCGCTCTACATCTGCGCGTCCGCGTCGACACCGCTGGTAGCGGTGCTCGTGGCGGCCGGCGTGAGCCCCGGCGCCGGCCTGGCGCTGTTGCTCACCGGTCCCGCCACCAACATCGCCACGCTGGGCATTCTCACGCGCCTGCACGGACGTCGCTTCGCCTGGCTCTTCTCGAGCGCCATGGTGGGTGTGGCGGTCGCCCTCGGTCTGCTGGTGAACCTGCTGTGGCCCACCCTGACCGCGTCGCAGCCGGCCCTCGTTGGCGAAGAGCAGGGCACGTGGTGGCAACTCACCGCCGTGGCGCTCGTGGCGGTGCTGTACGCGGCTTCCGTACTGCGTCGCGGCGCGCGCGGGTTCCTCGGTGAGCTGCGCTTCGAGCTGTCGCCCACGTAA
- the zigA gene encoding zinc metallochaperone GTPase ZigA: MSAPAVPTSDRRLPVTVLSGFLGAGKTTLLNHVLANREGLRVAVIVNDMSEVNIDAQLVRGGDAALSRTQETLVEMTNGCICCTLRDDLLQEVARLAAEGRFDYLLIESTGIGEPLPVAATFTFETEDGVSLAQVARLDTMVTVVDAYRFLADLGSLDDLKARQLALGDDDERTIPDLLIDQVEFANVLVINKADLVGDDELGRLVAIVRHLNPEAELVTATRGVVPPSALLGRGLFDFAQAEAAPGWQKELAGEHVPETEEYGISSFVYRARRPFHPQRLWEQVDRGLPGVLRAKGFFWIATRPDLVGSWAQAGQLLEVNPAGYWYAASPAETWEVDDEERAIIEGHWDPEVGDRRQEIAIIGQQLDQAALTAALDACLVTPEEFAAGPALWSAFADPFPEWAEAEGDDDGVA, translated from the coding sequence GTGAGCGCGCCCGCCGTGCCGACCAGCGACCGCCGGTTGCCGGTTACCGTGCTCTCGGGGTTCCTGGGTGCCGGCAAGACCACGCTGCTCAATCACGTGCTCGCCAATCGCGAAGGCCTGCGCGTGGCGGTGATCGTGAACGACATGAGCGAGGTGAACATCGACGCGCAGCTGGTGCGCGGCGGCGATGCGGCGCTCTCGCGTACGCAGGAAACGCTGGTGGAAATGACCAACGGGTGTATCTGCTGCACGCTGCGCGACGATCTGCTGCAGGAGGTTGCGCGGCTCGCCGCCGAAGGGCGCTTCGACTATCTGCTCATCGAAAGCACCGGGATTGGCGAACCGTTGCCGGTTGCCGCCACCTTCACCTTCGAAACTGAAGACGGGGTATCACTCGCGCAGGTGGCCCGGCTCGACACCATGGTCACCGTCGTCGACGCGTACCGCTTTCTCGCCGACCTCGGATCGCTCGACGATCTCAAGGCGCGCCAGCTCGCGCTCGGCGACGACGACGAACGCACCATTCCCGATCTGCTCATCGACCAGGTGGAGTTCGCCAATGTCCTCGTCATCAACAAGGCCGATCTGGTGGGCGACGACGAACTGGGGCGGCTGGTGGCCATTGTGCGCCACCTCAATCCGGAGGCCGAGCTGGTGACGGCGACGCGGGGCGTGGTGCCGCCCTCCGCCCTGCTTGGCCGGGGACTCTTTGATTTCGCGCAGGCCGAGGCGGCACCGGGGTGGCAGAAGGAGCTCGCCGGGGAGCATGTCCCCGAGACCGAGGAATACGGCATTTCGAGCTTCGTGTATCGCGCGCGGCGTCCGTTTCATCCGCAGCGGCTGTGGGAACAGGTGGATCGTGGCCTCCCCGGGGTGCTGCGCGCCAAGGGGTTCTTCTGGATTGCCACCCGCCCCGACCTGGTGGGCAGCTGGGCGCAGGCGGGCCAACTGCTCGAGGTGAACCCGGCGGGCTACTGGTACGCGGCCAGCCCGGCTGAGACCTGGGAGGTGGACGACGAGGAGCGCGCGATCATCGAAGGCCACTGGGACCCCGAGGTGGGGGACCGACGTCAGGAGATCGCCATCATCGGGCAGCAGCTCGACCAGGCGGCATTGACCGCCGCGCTCGACGCGTGTCTCGTGACGCCGGAAGAGTTTGCCGCCGGTCCGGCGCTGTGGTCGGCGTTCGCCGATCCCTTCCCGGAGTGGGCCGAGGCAGAGGGGGATGACGACGGCGTCGCCTGA
- the rpmG gene encoding 50S ribosomal protein L33, with protein sequence MAKSGRVNVKLRSTESHHMYVTTKNPRTTPQRLEQRKYDPFVKKHVLYRESK encoded by the coding sequence ATGGCCAAGAGCGGCCGCGTGAACGTCAAGCTGCGCTCCACCGAGAGCCACCACATGTACGTCACCACCAAGAATCCGCGCACGACGCCGCAACGGCTCGAGCAACGCAAGTACGATCCATTCGTGAAGAAGCACGTGCTCTACCGGGAGTCCAAGTGA
- a CDS encoding phosphatase PAP2 family protein — translation MPDPTPHPAPTGAPPVSRPAWGRWLLVSGAAIVAAHLLDEVAWRMVRVPGVYEKDWGRLLRSMGFLPTWLLLALAWWLQQEEPRARRTGTTLLVLGPLLGGLAAELLKLLVRRLRPDPELFGYAFRAYADGPWSNRGMGMPSSHTLVAFAGAFALARLFPRARWVFYLLAAGCGLSRVMATAHYLSDTVVAACVAWGVVAAVEGRMRSTVPATQHP, via the coding sequence ATGCCCGACCCGACCCCACACCCTGCGCCCACCGGGGCGCCACCGGTTTCCCGCCCCGCGTGGGGGCGCTGGCTGCTCGTGAGCGGCGCCGCCATTGTGGCGGCCCACCTGCTCGACGAAGTCGCCTGGCGCATGGTACGGGTACCGGGGGTGTACGAGAAGGACTGGGGGCGCCTGCTGCGCAGCATGGGGTTTCTCCCCACCTGGCTGCTGCTGGCGCTCGCGTGGTGGCTGCAACAGGAAGAACCGCGGGCGCGCAGGACCGGCACCACGCTCCTCGTGCTTGGCCCGCTGCTGGGCGGTCTCGCGGCCGAGCTGCTCAAGCTGCTGGTGCGACGGCTGCGCCCGGACCCGGAGCTGTTCGGCTACGCCTTTCGCGCCTATGCCGATGGGCCGTGGTCGAACCGCGGCATGGGGATGCCCAGCTCCCACACCCTGGTGGCCTTCGCCGGCGCCTTTGCGCTGGCCCGACTGTTCCCGCGCGCGCGATGGGTGTTCTACCTCCTCGCGGCGGGGTGCGGGCTGTCGCGCGTCATGGCCACCGCACACTACCTGAGCGACACCGTCGTGGCGGCGTGCGTGGCGTGGGGGGTGGTGGCGGCCGTTGAAGGGCGCATGCGGTCGACAGTCCCGGCAACTCAACACCCATGA
- a CDS encoding transcriptional repressor has product MERNTRQRDAIRLVFEEIPRPLGPTEVLEYGRSHVSKLGIATVYRTINSLVDSGWLVPVELPGEPPRYERAGSAHHHHFRCRQCTRVFEIHGCPGDLRDLTPQGFHLESHEVVLYGLCDKCAA; this is encoded by the coding sequence ATGGAACGCAATACGCGGCAGCGCGATGCCATCCGACTGGTGTTCGAGGAGATTCCCCGGCCCCTTGGCCCCACCGAGGTCCTCGAGTACGGGCGGAGCCACGTCTCGAAGCTGGGCATCGCCACGGTCTATCGCACCATCAACTCCCTCGTGGATAGCGGCTGGCTGGTGCCGGTGGAGCTGCCGGGCGAGCCGCCGCGCTACGAGCGCGCCGGCTCGGCCCATCATCATCATTTCCGCTGCCGGCAGTGCACCCGCGTGTTCGAGATTCACGGGTGCCCGGGTGACCTGCGGGATCTCACGCCGCAGGGGTTCCACCTCGAGTCGCATGAGGTGGTGCTGTACGGGCTGTGTGACAAGTGCGCGGCCTGA
- a CDS encoding SCO family protein: MRGLIAGIAAGLLLVSCDSRGRFEGVAVDPPRAMTPVAFTLPDSTAYTLGGTPGGATVVFFGYTHCPDVCPTTLADWKRVKAQLGPTAARVRFVFVTVDPERDTPAVALRYARQFDSSFVGLSGDAPTTARVLELFGVAAAREAGTPASGYLVSHSSQQFLLDERGALVALYPFGTRWEALAADLDRLL, from the coding sequence GTGCGCGGCCTGATCGCAGGCATCGCCGCGGGGCTGCTGCTCGTCTCCTGTGATTCCCGCGGCCGCTTCGAGGGTGTGGCCGTGGATCCGCCCCGGGCGATGACTCCGGTGGCGTTCACGCTCCCCGACAGCACCGCGTACACGCTTGGGGGCACCCCCGGCGGCGCCACGGTGGTGTTCTTCGGGTACACGCACTGTCCCGACGTGTGCCCCACCACGCTCGCCGACTGGAAGCGCGTCAAGGCGCAGCTCGGGCCCACCGCGGCACGCGTGCGCTTCGTGTTCGTGACCGTCGATCCCGAACGCGATACGCCGGCCGTGGCGCTGCGCTATGCACGGCAGTTCGACAGCAGCTTCGTGGGGCTCTCCGGCGACGCCCCCACCACGGCGCGCGTGCTGGAACTGTTCGGCGTGGCCGCGGCGCGCGAGGCGGGCACGCCCGCAAGCGGCTACCTGGTCAGTCACTCGTCGCAGCAGTTCCTGCTCGATGAGCGCGGTGCCCTCGTGGCGCTCTACCCCTTCGGAACCCGCTGGGAGGCACTCGCGGCCGACCTGGATCGATTGCTGTGA